Proteins encoded within one genomic window of Hermetia illucens chromosome 2, iHerIll2.2.curated.20191125, whole genome shotgun sequence:
- the LOC119648045 gene encoding protein nervous wreck isoform X1, which produces MPCSRQSEMTGHVGNYVKFLKNLHTEQVAKLQLKNQHECDLLEDIRQFTIKRSAIEKSYSEALLKISSAYLNKKIPNIPDIKVDGMEERWNMWSVWRTVLEENEKLARARLAAIEVFQQQIADEAKVLRDYKLQISKKCLNQLANIQKELQVTVSEVDKTKKQYFDEEHCAHDVRDKARDIEEKLKKKKGSFFQSITSLQKNSARVTTRKEQLEEKSTGARNDYLLSLASANAHQNRYFTVDLQTTMTSMENYVFERIAEYLTLMGRTELLTCSATQNSFGKIRDQAQQLSREYNLQCCYLFYPVLKQHIQYDFEPCDNDPVFKITAEHDSAADTLAREAKMLAARVVRENNSIRENARKLAICVSMRDSGQKTDPNDPNGPDLDTKIEEFRELIRKSETEKARAEACLECLRAGGINVDEWVQEAESLGVHELTRSASSISMRTDASGQGENPSSDSFYDSDNAEQETQPSGSALQDDRDMNKDQLSQDGDVDVEQERQTIEQLTAGWEDPTEVDWSTEDTTVPEAAPAPKDPIFKCTAIYSYTAQNPDELSIVENEQLEVIGEGDGDGWLRARNYKGEEGYVPHNYLDVEQDSVAETGQNQLQTQISFSSVDYTVDNEDQTQDSVQSPDQVSVIMAPGKKKSSQEYCIALYDYDATAQDELTFEEGQIIKIITKSAHGVDDGWWEGELDGKVGNFPSLVVEECDENGEPLTEEGAESPLAQLPPGLSLPAPPALPAEYADSLNEKLQDLHDLQEAEQEYDNVPQMPPPVLVQEDVEEEESGQSHRSSQAPEADSSKSQMSLGIGGMAQIIVTAATPMVDDGDKSFPPKSSSATEASSESDQATTKSTGVKEKQKTEEPAPEESLPDQQSEVSVIVTEQPPSPPAEQETKTPVEEEKPAAQEVQDENHFEANFEANFDANFDDAFGAETDSPKQVVGGRASIPEELAPHQLARLQDLKESNA; this is translated from the exons ATGCCTTGTAGTAGGCAGAG TGAGATGACTGGACATGTG GGGAACTACGTGAAATTCCtcaagaatctgcacactgaGCAAGTCGCGAAACTTCAGCTAAAGAATCAGCATGAGTGCGATTTGCTGGAGGATATTCGGCAATTCACTATCAAACGCTCGGCCATCGAGAAGTCGTACAGCGAAGCGCTACTCAAGATCTCGTCCGCATACCTAAATAAGAAGATCCCAAATATTCCGGACATCAAAGTTGATGGGATGGAGGAGAGATG GAATATGTGGAGTGTGTGGCGAACTGTCCTcgaggaaaatgaaaaattggccAGGGCGCGACTAGCAGCTATCGAAGTCTTCCAGCAGCAGATAGCGGACGAGGCGAAAGTTCTGCGCGACTATAAACTACAAATAAGTAAGAAATGCCTGAATCAATTGGCCAACATCCAAAAGGAGCTCCAAGTAACAGTGAGCGAAGTAGATAAAACGAAGAAACAATATTTCGACGAAGAGCACTGCGCTCATGATGTTCGAGACAAAGCTCGTGATATtgaagaaaagttgaaaaagaagaaaggatcctttttccAATCCATCACATCACTACAGAAAAACAGCGCTCGAGTCACAACTCGCAAGGAGCAACTGGAGGAGAAATCAACGGGGGCTCGAAACGACTATCTTCTAAGCCTGGCGTCTGCTAATGCACACCAAAATCGTTACTTTACCGTGGATTTGCAAACAACGATGACCTCCATGGAAAACTACGTATTCGAACGGATCGCAGAATACCTAACCCTCATGGGACGCACTGAACTTTTGACTTGCTCAGCAACTCAGAATTCCTTTGGAAAAATACGAGACCAAGCGCAACAACTCTCTAGGGAATACAATCTTCAATGCTGCTATCTTTTCTACCCGGTTCTGAAACAGCACATTCAATATGATTTCGAGCCGTGCGATAACGACCCGGTTTTCAAAATTACTGCCGAACATGATTCAGCTGCAGATACTCTGGCACGTGAAGCTAAGATGCTGGCAGCGCGAGTGGTTCGTGAAAATAATTCTATTCGTGAGAATGCTAGAAAGTTGGCTATATGTGTTTCGATGCGTGATTCTGGACAGAAGACAGATCCGAATGATCCGAATGGGCCGGATTTGGATACAAAGATCGAAGAATTTAGGGAGCTGATAAGAAAGTCGGAAACCGAGAAAGCTCGTGCTGAGGCGTGTCTAGAGTGTCTTCGAGCTGGTGGAATTAATGTTGATGAGTGGGTACAGGAAGCAGAATCTCTTGGTGTACATGAGTTGACTCGATCAGCGAGCTCGATATCGATGAGGACAGATGCATCTGGACAAGGG GAAAATCCCAGTTCAGATTCGTTCTACGACAGTGATAATGCCGAACAGGAAACTCAACCATCAGGTTCCGCATTACAAGATGATAGGGATATGAATAAGGATCAGTTATCGCAAGATGGGGATGTAGATG TTGAACAAGAGAGGCAAACGATTGAACAACTTACCGCCGGATGGGAAGATCCTACTGAAGTTGACTGGAGCACCGAAGATACAACCGTTCCTGAAGCAGCTCCAGCCCCGAAGGATCCGATATTTAAGTGCACTGCAATTTATAGTTACACG GCTCAAAATCCGGATGAGTTATCTATCGTAGAGAACGAGCAACTAGAGGTGATTGGTGAAGGCGACGGAGATGGATGGTTGCGGGCTCGAAACTATAAAGGTGAAGAAGGCTACGTCCCTCATAATTATTTGGACGTGGAACAGGACTCTGTGGCGGAAACAGGCCAAAATCAGCTCCAAACTCAAATCTCCTTCTCATCGGTCGACTATACAGTCGACAATGAGGATCAAACTCAAGATTCAGTACAATCACCTGACCAAGTATCTGTTATAATGGCTCCTGGAAAGAAGAAATCTAGTCAAGAATATTGCATTGCTTTGTATGATTATGACGCTACTGCACAAGATGAGCTTACGTTCGAAGAAGGCCAAATAATCAAGATTATAACAAAAAGTGCACATGGAGTTGATGATGGCTGGTGGGAAGGTGAACTGGATGGTAAAGTAGGAAATTTCCCATCTCTAGTAGTAGAAGAGTGTGACGAAAATGGTGAGCCACTAACTGAAGAAGGAGCCGAGTCTCCACTGGCCCAGCTTCCGCCAGGCCTTTCACTTCCAGCTCCACCTGCGTTACCCGCGGAATATGCAGATTCTTTGAATGAGAAGTTACAAGATCTTCACGATTTGCAAG AGGCTGAACAGGAATATGATAATGTCCCGCAAATGCCACCACCAG TACTTGTGCAAGAAGACGTTGAGGAAGAG GAATCGGGACAAAGTCATCGAAGTTCTCAGGCACCAGAAGCCGATTCGAGCAAATCACAAATGAGTCTGGGAATAGGAGGAATGGCACAAATTATCGTTACAGCAGCTACTCCAATGGTGGATGATGGTGACAAATCATTCCCGCCGAAATCATCCTCAGCGACTGAAGCTAGTTCGGAATCCGATCAAGCAACCACTAAATCGACCGGTgtcaaagaaaagcaaaaaaccGAAGAACCAGCCCCGGAGGAGAGCCTGCCTGACCAGCAATCTGAAGTGTCTGTGATTGTAACAGAGCAACCACCGTCACCACCAGCCGAGCAAGAGACGAAAACCCCGGTGGAAGAGGAAAAACCTGCAGCTCAGGAGGTTCAGGATGAAAACCATTTTGAAGCTAACTTTGAAGCCAATTTCGATGCTAACTTTGATGATGCGTTTGGAGCCGAGACGGATTCGCCCAAACAAGTCGTTGGTGGGAGAGCTAGTATACCGGAGGAGTTGGCTCCCCATCAGTTAGCCCGTTTGCAGGACTTGAAGGAATCGAACGCATAA
- the LOC119648045 gene encoding protein nervous wreck isoform X2 has product MSKKSGNYVKFLKNLHTEQVAKLQLKNQHECDLLEDIRQFTIKRSAIEKSYSEALLKISSAYLNKKIPNIPDIKVDGMEERWNMWSVWRTVLEENEKLARARLAAIEVFQQQIADEAKVLRDYKLQISKKCLNQLANIQKELQVTVSEVDKTKKQYFDEEHCAHDVRDKARDIEEKLKKKKGSFFQSITSLQKNSARVTTRKEQLEEKSTGARNDYLLSLASANAHQNRYFTVDLQTTMTSMENYVFERIAEYLTLMGRTELLTCSATQNSFGKIRDQAQQLSREYNLQCCYLFYPVLKQHIQYDFEPCDNDPVFKITAEHDSAADTLAREAKMLAARVVRENNSIRENARKLAICVSMRDSGQKTDPNDPNGPDLDTKIEEFRELIRKSETEKARAEACLECLRAGGINVDEWVQEAESLGVHELTRSASSISMRTDASGQGENPSSDSFYDSDNAEQETQPSGSALQDDRDMNKDQLSQDGDVDVEQERQTIEQLTAGWEDPTEVDWSTEDTTVPEAAPAPKDPIFKCTAIYSYTAQNPDELSIVENEQLEVIGEGDGDGWLRARNYKGEEGYVPHNYLDVEQDSVAETGQNQLQTQISFSSVDYTVDNEDQTQDSVQSPDQVSVIMAPGKKKSSQEYCIALYDYDATAQDELTFEEGQIIKIITKSAHGVDDGWWEGELDGKVGNFPSLVVEECDENGEPLTEEGAESPLAQLPPGLSLPAPPALPAEYADSLNEKLQDLHDLQEAEQEYDNVPQMPPPVLVQEDVEEEESGQSHRSSQAPEADSSKSQMSLGIGGMAQIIVTAATPMVDDGDKSFPPKSSSATEASSESDQATTKSTGVKEKQKTEEPAPEESLPDQQSEVSVIVTEQPPSPPAEQETKTPVEEEKPAAQEVQDENHFEANFEANFDANFDDAFGAETDSPKQVVGGRASIPEELAPHQLARLQDLKESNA; this is encoded by the exons ATGTCTAAGAAAAGT GGGAACTACGTGAAATTCCtcaagaatctgcacactgaGCAAGTCGCGAAACTTCAGCTAAAGAATCAGCATGAGTGCGATTTGCTGGAGGATATTCGGCAATTCACTATCAAACGCTCGGCCATCGAGAAGTCGTACAGCGAAGCGCTACTCAAGATCTCGTCCGCATACCTAAATAAGAAGATCCCAAATATTCCGGACATCAAAGTTGATGGGATGGAGGAGAGATG GAATATGTGGAGTGTGTGGCGAACTGTCCTcgaggaaaatgaaaaattggccAGGGCGCGACTAGCAGCTATCGAAGTCTTCCAGCAGCAGATAGCGGACGAGGCGAAAGTTCTGCGCGACTATAAACTACAAATAAGTAAGAAATGCCTGAATCAATTGGCCAACATCCAAAAGGAGCTCCAAGTAACAGTGAGCGAAGTAGATAAAACGAAGAAACAATATTTCGACGAAGAGCACTGCGCTCATGATGTTCGAGACAAAGCTCGTGATATtgaagaaaagttgaaaaagaagaaaggatcctttttccAATCCATCACATCACTACAGAAAAACAGCGCTCGAGTCACAACTCGCAAGGAGCAACTGGAGGAGAAATCAACGGGGGCTCGAAACGACTATCTTCTAAGCCTGGCGTCTGCTAATGCACACCAAAATCGTTACTTTACCGTGGATTTGCAAACAACGATGACCTCCATGGAAAACTACGTATTCGAACGGATCGCAGAATACCTAACCCTCATGGGACGCACTGAACTTTTGACTTGCTCAGCAACTCAGAATTCCTTTGGAAAAATACGAGACCAAGCGCAACAACTCTCTAGGGAATACAATCTTCAATGCTGCTATCTTTTCTACCCGGTTCTGAAACAGCACATTCAATATGATTTCGAGCCGTGCGATAACGACCCGGTTTTCAAAATTACTGCCGAACATGATTCAGCTGCAGATACTCTGGCACGTGAAGCTAAGATGCTGGCAGCGCGAGTGGTTCGTGAAAATAATTCTATTCGTGAGAATGCTAGAAAGTTGGCTATATGTGTTTCGATGCGTGATTCTGGACAGAAGACAGATCCGAATGATCCGAATGGGCCGGATTTGGATACAAAGATCGAAGAATTTAGGGAGCTGATAAGAAAGTCGGAAACCGAGAAAGCTCGTGCTGAGGCGTGTCTAGAGTGTCTTCGAGCTGGTGGAATTAATGTTGATGAGTGGGTACAGGAAGCAGAATCTCTTGGTGTACATGAGTTGACTCGATCAGCGAGCTCGATATCGATGAGGACAGATGCATCTGGACAAGGG GAAAATCCCAGTTCAGATTCGTTCTACGACAGTGATAATGCCGAACAGGAAACTCAACCATCAGGTTCCGCATTACAAGATGATAGGGATATGAATAAGGATCAGTTATCGCAAGATGGGGATGTAGATG TTGAACAAGAGAGGCAAACGATTGAACAACTTACCGCCGGATGGGAAGATCCTACTGAAGTTGACTGGAGCACCGAAGATACAACCGTTCCTGAAGCAGCTCCAGCCCCGAAGGATCCGATATTTAAGTGCACTGCAATTTATAGTTACACG GCTCAAAATCCGGATGAGTTATCTATCGTAGAGAACGAGCAACTAGAGGTGATTGGTGAAGGCGACGGAGATGGATGGTTGCGGGCTCGAAACTATAAAGGTGAAGAAGGCTACGTCCCTCATAATTATTTGGACGTGGAACAGGACTCTGTGGCGGAAACAGGCCAAAATCAGCTCCAAACTCAAATCTCCTTCTCATCGGTCGACTATACAGTCGACAATGAGGATCAAACTCAAGATTCAGTACAATCACCTGACCAAGTATCTGTTATAATGGCTCCTGGAAAGAAGAAATCTAGTCAAGAATATTGCATTGCTTTGTATGATTATGACGCTACTGCACAAGATGAGCTTACGTTCGAAGAAGGCCAAATAATCAAGATTATAACAAAAAGTGCACATGGAGTTGATGATGGCTGGTGGGAAGGTGAACTGGATGGTAAAGTAGGAAATTTCCCATCTCTAGTAGTAGAAGAGTGTGACGAAAATGGTGAGCCACTAACTGAAGAAGGAGCCGAGTCTCCACTGGCCCAGCTTCCGCCAGGCCTTTCACTTCCAGCTCCACCTGCGTTACCCGCGGAATATGCAGATTCTTTGAATGAGAAGTTACAAGATCTTCACGATTTGCAAG AGGCTGAACAGGAATATGATAATGTCCCGCAAATGCCACCACCAG TACTTGTGCAAGAAGACGTTGAGGAAGAG GAATCGGGACAAAGTCATCGAAGTTCTCAGGCACCAGAAGCCGATTCGAGCAAATCACAAATGAGTCTGGGAATAGGAGGAATGGCACAAATTATCGTTACAGCAGCTACTCCAATGGTGGATGATGGTGACAAATCATTCCCGCCGAAATCATCCTCAGCGACTGAAGCTAGTTCGGAATCCGATCAAGCAACCACTAAATCGACCGGTgtcaaagaaaagcaaaaaaccGAAGAACCAGCCCCGGAGGAGAGCCTGCCTGACCAGCAATCTGAAGTGTCTGTGATTGTAACAGAGCAACCACCGTCACCACCAGCCGAGCAAGAGACGAAAACCCCGGTGGAAGAGGAAAAACCTGCAGCTCAGGAGGTTCAGGATGAAAACCATTTTGAAGCTAACTTTGAAGCCAATTTCGATGCTAACTTTGATGATGCGTTTGGAGCCGAGACGGATTCGCCCAAACAAGTCGTTGGTGGGAGAGCTAGTATACCGGAGGAGTTGGCTCCCCATCAGTTAGCCCGTTTGCAGGACTTGAAGGAATCGAACGCATAA